In Raphanus sativus cultivar WK10039 chromosome 5, ASM80110v3, whole genome shotgun sequence, the following proteins share a genomic window:
- the LOC108859439 gene encoding dof zinc finger protein DOF1.5-like — protein MATQDSPGIKLFGKTITFNANNNIIQTIKKEEGQEQHPELQTKAAVISPSTSDLTAEKRPDKIIACPRCTSMETKFCYFNNYNVNQPRHFCKGCQRYWTAGGALRNVPVGAGRRRSKPPGRVGGFSELLGAATGAVGQVELDALLVEEWRAAASHSGFRHDFQVKRLRCYTDGQSC, from the coding sequence aTGGCGACCCAAGATTCCCCAGGGATTAAACTTTTTGGCAAAACCATAACATTCAATGCCAATAATAATATCATACAGACGATTAAGAAAGAAGAAGGGCAGGAACAACATCCAGAGCTACAAACAAAAGCAGCTGTGATATCACCATCAACATCGGATCTAACAGCAGAGAAGCGTCCAGACAAGATCATAGCATGTCCGAGATGCACGAGCATGGAGACCAAGTTCTGTTACTTCAATAATTACAACGTTAACCAACCAAGACACTTCTGCAAAGGTTGTCAGCGTTATTGGACCGCAGGTGGAGCTCTCCGGAATGTTCCCGTCGGTGCCGGTCGTCGGAGGTCCAAACCTCCGGGTCGTGTGGGTGGGTTCTCCGAGTTGCTTGGAGCTGCGACTGGAGCCGTTGGTCAGGTCGAGCTTGACGCTTTGCTGGTGGAAGAGTGGAGAGCAGCTGCGTCTCACAGTGGTTTCCGGCATGATTTTCAGGTGAAGAGACTCCGTTGCTACACCGATGGTCAATCTTGTTGA